Proteins encoded within one genomic window of Kibdelosporangium phytohabitans:
- the metX gene encoding homoserine O-acetyltransferase MetX has product MTGGWHEGDPAGRRRWVSLRQPLELESGDLLPDVRIAYETWGLPNVSKSNAVLVLHALTGDSHAAGPGEPGWWDGLIGPGKALDTNHYFVVVPNVLGGCQGSTGPASIAADGKAWGSRFPALTVRDQVAAEAHFADALGIPSWAAVLGGSMGGMRAVEWAVTHPSRVRTLLLLACPAAASAEQIAWAAPQLAAIRADPAWQDGDYYSSPPGPVAGLGIARRIAHVTYRSEPELAARFGRTPQGDGRFAVESYLDHQAAKLVRRFDAGSYVVLTQAMNSHDVGRGRGGIAAALSRVQARTVVAGIDSDRLYPLSQQIELAQGIPGAGDVRVVNSPYGHDAFLIETGQVSAYVKELLG; this is encoded by the coding sequence GTGACCGGTGGCTGGCACGAGGGAGACCCGGCGGGCAGACGCCGCTGGGTCTCCCTCCGGCAGCCGCTCGAACTGGAATCCGGCGACCTGCTGCCGGACGTGCGGATCGCGTACGAGACCTGGGGCCTGCCCAACGTCTCGAAGTCCAACGCGGTCCTCGTGCTGCACGCGCTGACCGGCGACAGCCACGCCGCCGGGCCAGGCGAACCCGGCTGGTGGGACGGCCTGATCGGGCCGGGGAAAGCGCTCGACACGAACCACTACTTCGTGGTGGTGCCGAACGTGCTGGGCGGATGCCAGGGCAGTACGGGGCCGGCCAGCATCGCGGCGGACGGGAAAGCATGGGGCAGCAGATTCCCGGCGTTGACCGTGCGCGACCAAGTCGCCGCCGAAGCCCACTTCGCGGACGCGCTGGGAATCCCGTCATGGGCCGCGGTACTAGGCGGATCGATGGGCGGGATGCGCGCAGTCGAATGGGCGGTGACACACCCGTCGCGAGTGCGCACCTTGCTGCTGCTCGCGTGCCCAGCAGCAGCATCCGCCGAGCAGATCGCGTGGGCAGCGCCCCAGCTGGCAGCAATCCGCGCCGACCCGGCATGGCAGGACGGGGACTACTACTCGTCGCCGCCCGGCCCGGTGGCCGGGCTGGGCATCGCCCGCCGGATCGCGCACGTGACATATCGGAGCGAACCCGAACTCGCCGCCCGCTTCGGCCGCACGCCGCAGGGCGACGGCCGATTCGCCGTCGAATCCTATTTGGACCACCAGGCCGCCAAGCTGGTCCGCAGATTCGACGCAGGCAGCTACGTCGTCCTCACCCAGGCGATGAACTCCCACGACGTCGGCAGAGGACGAGGCGGAATCGCCGCCGCGCTGAGCCGCGTCCAGGCACGCACCGTCGTCGCCGGGATCGACAGCGACCGCTTGTACCCGTTGTCCCAGCAAATCGAACTGGCCCAGGGCATTCCGGGGGCCGGGGATGTTCGTGTGGTCAACTCGCCTTACGGACACGACGCGTTCCTCATCGAGACCGGTCAGGTTTCCGCTTACGTCAAGGAGTTGCTCGGGTAG